A genome region from Sulfurovum sp. TSL6 includes the following:
- a CDS encoding sensor histidine kinase KdpD: MIYRRPHFTEYIMARLVTLAVFTGFVFSTLLYIFIPEVTIAFSAITLLILGFTIFIYAINRGARRMQKELMLINKYLDNLEKIEKVDYKAHFFTQEFEDLNQNLIKVLDSAKKREDIKQRYTAKLKLKNRQRADMISAIAHEFRNPIASIMGYAQTLEEDKEIPQALQEKFLSKIYNNGVKIEALLSRLVLWNQFESGEATLHPSEFDLYTLAQEVTTSLEEKYPQREIVLEGNSHMVEADRTLLEIVLKNLIENALKYSKDEVVVKIDDRISVIDKGAGISSSDISKVTKKFYRSGTHSWDNSMGLGLSIVKSILALHGTELEIESEEEKGSTFSFHL; the protein is encoded by the coding sequence ATGATCTATAGACGTCCTCACTTTACAGAATATATCATGGCAAGACTTGTGACGCTGGCCGTTTTTACAGGGTTTGTCTTTAGTACGCTTTTGTATATTTTTATTCCTGAAGTGACCATTGCTTTTTCTGCTATAACGCTTTTAATATTAGGTTTCACCATATTTATTTATGCTATCAATCGCGGTGCAAGACGTATGCAAAAAGAACTTATGCTTATCAATAAATATTTGGACAATCTTGAAAAGATAGAGAAGGTGGACTATAAAGCACACTTTTTCACCCAAGAGTTTGAAGATCTTAATCAGAATCTTATTAAAGTACTTGACAGTGCCAAGAAACGTGAAGATATCAAGCAGCGTTATACTGCAAAATTGAAGCTTAAAAATCGCCAGCGTGCAGATATGATCTCAGCGATCGCCCATGAGTTTCGCAACCCTATAGCTTCTATTATGGGATACGCACAGACATTGGAAGAAGATAAAGAAATTCCTCAGGCATTGCAAGAAAAATTTTTAAGTAAGATATATAACAATGGTGTCAAAATAGAAGCACTCCTCAGCAGACTAGTTCTGTGGAATCAATTTGAGAGTGGTGAAGCCACACTGCATCCAAGTGAGTTCGATCTCTATACACTGGCACAAGAAGTCACCACATCTTTGGAAGAGAAGTACCCTCAAAGAGAGATCGTATTAGAAGGGAATAGTCATATGGTTGAAGCGGACCGCACACTTTTGGAAATCGTACTCAAAAACTTGATAGAAAATGCACTGAAGTATTCCAAAGATGAAGTCGTGGTCAAGATTGATGATCGTATATCGGTGATAGATAAAGGTGCAGGTATCTCCTCTTCAGACATTAGCAAAGTCACCAAAAAGTTTTATCGTTCAGGTACACACAGCTGGGATAACTCTATGGGATTAGGGCTCTCTATCGTCAAGAGTATCCTAGCGTTACACGGTACAGAATTAGAGATCGAAAGTGAAGAAGAAAAGGGCTCTACCTTCTCTTTTCATCTTTAA
- a CDS encoding thioredoxin family protein, with translation MNIKGIITGMACIGLLFCPVCGEETVKTATLSTLKSQKHETSQKMQKKDGTLSVFEQLSWETDMNHAFERAKKEHKNVMVMVEDRRCKWCKNMKMGALSDPNVQDKLQSYILLKVQRSDKKTAGRIEDFTGAIPSFYFMEPDQELFESVVGYFATEDFLRFLTEIQEDEL, from the coding sequence TTGAACATTAAAGGGATCATCACGGGTATGGCATGTATCGGGTTACTCTTTTGTCCCGTATGTGGCGAAGAAACAGTAAAAACAGCGACACTCAGTACTTTAAAAAGTCAAAAACATGAAACCAGCCAAAAGATGCAAAAAAAAGACGGAACACTTAGTGTATTTGAGCAACTGAGTTGGGAAACAGATATGAATCATGCTTTTGAACGTGCTAAAAAAGAGCATAAAAATGTGATGGTCATGGTAGAAGACAGACGGTGCAAATGGTGTAAAAATATGAAAATGGGTGCATTGTCTGATCCCAATGTACAGGATAAATTACAATCTTATATCTTGTTAAAAGTGCAAAGATCAGATAAGAAAACCGCTGGTCGTATTGAAGATTTTACCGGGGCTATTCCAAGTTTTTATTTTATGGAGCCAGATCAGGAACTGTTTGAATCTGTGGTGGGCTATTTTGCTACAGAAGATTTTTTAAGGTTTTTAACTGAAATCCAAGAAGATGAATTATGA
- a CDS encoding OprO/OprP family phosphate-selective porin: MIQGKTSVSKRSILKFALVAPLLFSGVEVNAANWLMLQGTQPDMVAPKGVKVPYRSKMPKVWGFIQANYKEDFGDVFVAPDGKNKTPFSYLNPNLEDQKGFNVFRARLALRGMADSENLVNYFFMTEFGNSAVNNLAGHDVATYFTDASITLKHIPGAKVRVGMFKTPGSEEGLQAVFVSPYIEFTTMTNHHLLERQVSDVGVAQTGKAAGGASTTHYTSTSVDKPIAAFRDSGVQIFDTFKLQDDWDVSYAYMYGNGTGVSHSSSNKQATHYGYLAAEKSFGKGKGYYTEAMKFFVWAQDGKRSLDSYDGNVTYESIDANRQRYGIGMTYYHNGIRFEAEYMKAKGMIFAGAKEVDTDPNPSVQDWQFQFATGDENEADGGYVNLQYEIIPKKFEVFGRYDYCDRLTNDIKGERQFKTTTLGASYRYRGPTRIDLNYIMKDAEAPGNPNAQKVLDNMGNRIAVQITAAF, from the coding sequence ATGATTCAAGGAAAAACAAGTGTTTCAAAACGATCTATATTGAAATTTGCTTTGGTCGCACCACTATTATTTAGTGGGGTGGAAGTGAATGCAGCAAACTGGCTAATGCTTCAAGGTACACAACCAGATATGGTAGCCCCCAAAGGGGTGAAAGTGCCCTATAGAAGCAAGATGCCAAAAGTATGGGGTTTTATTCAAGCCAACTACAAGGAAGATTTTGGGGATGTATTTGTAGCGCCAGATGGTAAAAATAAAACACCATTTTCATACCTTAATCCAAATCTAGAAGATCAGAAAGGGTTTAATGTATTTAGAGCACGACTGGCACTTAGAGGAATGGCTGATAGTGAGAACCTTGTTAACTATTTCTTTATGACAGAATTTGGGAACAGTGCCGTCAATAATCTTGCCGGGCATGACGTGGCTACCTATTTTACAGATGCTTCTATTACACTCAAGCATATACCTGGAGCCAAGGTTCGTGTGGGGATGTTTAAGACACCCGGAAGTGAAGAAGGACTTCAAGCCGTATTCGTCTCTCCTTATATAGAATTTACCACGATGACGAATCACCATCTTCTTGAACGACAGGTCAGTGATGTTGGTGTTGCACAAACTGGTAAAGCTGCCGGAGGTGCTTCGACAACACATTATACCAGCACAAGTGTAGATAAACCGATTGCGGCATTTAGGGATTCAGGAGTACAGATATTTGACACGTTCAAACTTCAGGATGACTGGGATGTGAGCTATGCATATATGTATGGTAACGGCACAGGTGTTTCACACAGTAGCTCCAATAAGCAGGCAACACACTACGGATATCTGGCAGCTGAGAAATCATTTGGCAAAGGTAAAGGGTATTATACAGAAGCGATGAAATTTTTTGTATGGGCACAGGATGGTAAACGTTCATTAGATTCATATGACGGAAATGTCACATATGAATCGATTGATGCTAACCGTCAACGCTATGGTATTGGGATGACATATTATCATAATGGTATACGTTTTGAAGCAGAGTATATGAAGGCAAAAGGGATGATATTTGCCGGTGCAAAAGAGGTGGATACAGATCCGAATCCTTCGGTTCAGGATTGGCAGTTTCAGTTTGCTACAGGCGATGAAAATGAAGCTGACGGTGGTTATGTGAACTTACAATATGAGATCATACCCAAAAAGTTCGAAGTATTTGGACGTTATGACTACTGTGATCGTTTGACCAATGATATAAAGGGTGAACGTCAGTTTAAAACAACTACTCTGGGAGCATCCTATCGATACAGAGGCCCAACACGGATTGACTTGAACTATATTATGAAAGATGCAGAAGCACCGGGCAACCCTAATGCACAAAAAGTATTAGACAATATGGGTAATCGAATTGCGGTTCAGATTACGGCAGCATTTTAA
- the dapE gene encoding succinyl-diaminopimelate desuccinylase codes for MNVVDLLLKLLSFESLTPDDAGSLKFIEEYLDEYEAIYVNKEGVKNLMLSKKFSEGPHLCFAGHVDVVPAGNGWETNPFVPVIKEGNIYARGAQDMKSGVAAFVQACKESEHFEGTLSVLLTSDEEGEGKYGTAVMLEHLKEIGFLPDYCIVAEPTCERLFGDAIKIGRRGSINGYLTLNGKQGHAAYPEKAINPVHQIASVLDKIAGVDLDQGDDDFAPSKMVITDIRAGMQVTNVTPGELKMMFNVRNSTKTTQQEVKLHIAKCFDGLDYSLELTQGSYPFVTKRDSKIVQNLTSSIKKLTGVDTKLSTAGGTSDARFMGAFGIDVVEFGVINDTIHAPNERTSIKEVEALCDVFKDTVKHFNEGKI; via the coding sequence ATGAATGTAGTTGACCTATTGCTCAAACTGTTGAGTTTTGAATCTTTGACACCTGATGATGCAGGATCGTTAAAATTCATAGAAGAGTATCTTGATGAGTATGAAGCAATCTATGTAAATAAAGAGGGTGTGAAAAACCTCATGTTAAGTAAAAAGTTCTCAGAGGGACCGCATCTTTGTTTTGCCGGACATGTAGATGTCGTTCCTGCGGGGAATGGCTGGGAGACTAACCCTTTTGTTCCTGTGATCAAAGAGGGTAATATTTATGCGCGTGGGGCACAAGATATGAAAAGCGGTGTGGCTGCTTTTGTACAAGCCTGCAAAGAGAGTGAGCATTTTGAAGGAACACTTTCCGTACTGCTGACCTCTGATGAGGAGGGTGAAGGTAAATATGGTACGGCTGTGATGCTTGAGCACCTCAAAGAGATAGGTTTTTTACCAGATTACTGTATTGTCGCAGAACCAACGTGCGAGCGTCTGTTTGGTGATGCGATCAAGATAGGAAGAAGGGGTTCCATTAATGGGTATTTAACGTTAAACGGTAAACAGGGGCATGCTGCGTATCCTGAGAAAGCGATCAACCCGGTTCACCAGATAGCCTCTGTTCTAGATAAAATTGCCGGTGTAGACCTGGACCAGGGTGATGATGATTTCGCTCCAAGTAAAATGGTGATCACGGATATCCGTGCAGGTATGCAAGTCACCAATGTAACACCGGGGGAATTAAAAATGATGTTTAATGTACGTAACTCCACTAAAACTACACAACAAGAGGTTAAACTCCATATAGCCAAATGTTTTGACGGTTTGGATTACAGTTTGGAACTCACGCAAGGCTCATACCCGTTTGTGACCAAAAGAGATTCAAAGATAGTACAGAATCTCACATCAAGCATCAAAAAACTTACGGGGGTGGATACAAAACTTTCTACTGCCGGTGGTACCAGTGATGCAAGATTTATGGGGGCTTTTGGCATAGATGTCGTAGAGTTTGGTGTGATCAATGACACTATTCATGCACCGAATGAAAGAACATCCATCAAAGAAGTTGAAGCACTTTGTGATGTCTTTAAAGATACAGTGAAACATTTTAATGAAGGAAAAATATGA
- a CDS encoding type IV pilus twitching motility protein PilT — translation MAAFDIKKLLQSVVTHGASDLHLVSRTEPQIRLDGVLKPVNLPALTGEDIEEMCYSLITEKQKQHFEEHDELDFALLLPGIGRFRANYYRTLGDTAAAFRIIPIDVPSLDDLGAPEVYKKLIKREKGLILVTGPTGSGKSTTLAAMLNEINLHEQKHIVTVEDPVEFIHQNKKCVFSHRGVGEDTASFAVALKFAMRQDPDIILIGEMRDKETIEAGLTAAETGHLVFGTLHTSSAPGTINRIIDVFTGDEQPQIRAMIASSLVAVIAQALLPKLGGGRVAASEILVTNHAISNLIREDKVHQIYSQMQLGQGDTGMQTQTQALLKFLQDGKISRDVAMQYANRPAELSGKA, via the coding sequence ATGGCTGCTTTTGATATCAAAAAACTGCTTCAAAGTGTTGTTACACACGGCGCATCGGATCTTCACCTCGTAAGTCGTACAGAACCACAAATAAGACTTGATGGGGTACTTAAACCCGTAAACCTTCCTGCACTTACAGGAGAAGATATCGAGGAGATGTGTTACTCGCTTATCACAGAAAAGCAAAAACAACACTTTGAAGAGCATGATGAACTTGACTTCGCACTCTTACTGCCTGGTATAGGACGATTCAGAGCAAACTACTATCGTACCTTGGGAGACACTGCCGCGGCCTTCAGGATCATTCCTATTGATGTGCCTTCATTGGATGACTTGGGTGCTCCTGAGGTCTATAAAAAACTTATCAAAAGAGAAAAAGGGCTTATTCTGGTAACCGGACCAACGGGTTCTGGTAAATCAACCACATTGGCTGCAATGCTCAATGAGATAAACCTTCACGAACAAAAACACATCGTCACCGTGGAAGATCCTGTGGAATTTATTCACCAGAATAAAAAATGTGTCTTCTCGCATAGAGGTGTAGGTGAAGATACTGCGTCTTTTGCAGTCGCACTTAAATTTGCCATGCGTCAAGACCCTGACATCATACTGATCGGGGAAATGAGAGATAAAGAAACCATAGAAGCCGGACTGACTGCTGCAGAAACCGGTCACCTTGTCTTTGGTACCCTGCATACTTCATCAGCACCGGGAACCATTAACCGTATTATCGATGTATTTACCGGAGATGAACAACCACAGATCAGAGCCATGATCGCCTCTTCACTGGTTGCTGTTATCGCACAGGCACTTCTTCCTAAATTAGGAGGAGGTCGTGTAGCTGCTTCTGAGATCCTGGTAACCAATCATGCTATTTCAAACCTCATACGTGAAGATAAAGTACACCAGATCTATTCACAAATGCAACTGGGACAAGGTGATACCGGTATGCAAACGCAAACACAGGCACTGCTTAAATTCCTCCAAGACGGGAAGATAAGTCGTGACGTTGCTATGCAGTATGCTAACAGACCGGCTGAACTTTCTGGAAAAGCATGA
- a CDS encoding YqiA/YcfP family alpha/beta fold hydrolase — protein MSKILYLHGFASCGEGNKSLLLKSYFGADNVIAPDLPPSPIDAIELIEEILGSTNIDCLIGSSLGGYYATVLAEKYCMKAILLNPSTQPWETLAAYTGWQKRFCDEEVFEFKPVYLEQLKMLQTAPEKGRYLLLLQSGDEVLDYTKAQSFYNTHKVIVEYGGNHRFENLDEYLSMVEKFINK, from the coding sequence ATGTCTAAAATCCTCTATCTTCACGGTTTTGCATCTTGCGGAGAAGGGAATAAATCTTTACTCCTTAAATCCTATTTTGGTGCAGATAATGTTATCGCACCGGATCTCCCACCTTCCCCGATCGATGCTATAGAGTTGATCGAAGAGATTTTAGGATCTACAAACATTGACTGTTTGATAGGTTCATCGTTAGGCGGATATTATGCAACCGTTTTGGCTGAAAAATACTGTATGAAAGCCATACTTCTTAATCCATCGACCCAACCGTGGGAAACCTTGGCTGCCTATACAGGGTGGCAAAAACGTTTTTGTGATGAAGAGGTATTTGAATTCAAGCCGGTGTATCTCGAACAACTTAAAATGTTACAAACAGCTCCAGAGAAAGGGAGATATCTGCTTCTTTTGCAAAGTGGGGATGAAGTGTTAGATTATACTAAAGCACAATCTTTTTATAATACACACAAAGTTATCGTTGAGTATGGTGGTAATCACCGTTTTGAAAACCTAGATGAGTATCTCTCAATGGTAGAAAAATTTATAAATAAATGA
- a CDS encoding DsrE family protein, which produces MKQKKTLWMLMALMMTATLPALAKEKKVTKIVYQCDFPDVKRVHLMLNTLNNAVKHYQSTLEEYEINVVALGPCLQYVMKDFKDTGFEKKPYIEHGGPAGNGTSGRIKSLLMTAGDNMKIIACQNTMKKKNVKEEQMEDYAELTPGGIIKIIDLQKEGASYIKIM; this is translated from the coding sequence ATGAAACAAAAAAAAACCCTATGGATGCTTATGGCACTTATGATGACAGCTACCTTACCGGCATTAGCTAAAGAGAAGAAAGTTACAAAGATCGTTTATCAATGTGATTTCCCGGATGTAAAGCGTGTGCATCTCATGCTAAATACACTGAACAATGCGGTAAAACATTACCAAAGTACATTAGAAGAGTATGAGATAAATGTCGTAGCCCTTGGTCCCTGTCTGCAATATGTGATGAAGGACTTTAAAGATACGGGATTTGAGAAAAAGCCTTATATTGAGCATGGTGGACCTGCAGGAAATGGTACTTCGGGACGTATTAAGAGTTTACTCATGACAGCAGGTGACAATATGAAAATTATCGCATGCCAGAATACCATGAAGAAGAAAAATGTTAAAGAAGAACAAATGGAAGATTATGCAGAACTAACTCCAGGAGGGATTATTAAAATCATTGATCTTCAGAAAGAGGGAGCTTCATATATTAAAATAATGTAA
- a CDS encoding DsrE family protein: MKKIICSLLLSLGILYAQEDSAKVVYDLTTKDLKNFELRILSATVTNKVHYESTLRELDVTVVIHGGAYRFFLKDPANSEYKDDKALVSTHQDLGKRIETLASTYDVEFLVCGVGLHKHGLEKKDIYDFVKIIPTSTIGLIDKQNEGYAYIPVGD; the protein is encoded by the coding sequence ATGAAAAAAATTATCTGCAGTCTACTCTTAAGTCTAGGCATACTATACGCACAAGAGGATTCTGCCAAAGTGGTATATGATTTAACTACCAAAGATCTGAAGAATTTTGAACTGCGTATATTAAGTGCTACCGTCACAAATAAAGTACATTATGAAAGTACCTTGCGCGAGCTAGATGTGACAGTTGTCATCCATGGCGGTGCCTACAGGTTCTTTCTAAAAGACCCTGCAAACAGTGAATACAAGGATGACAAAGCATTGGTTTCTACACATCAAGATCTGGGAAAACGTATTGAAACCCTGGCCAGCACCTATGATGTTGAGTTTCTAGTATGCGGAGTAGGCTTACATAAACATGGTCTAGAAAAAAAAGATATCTATGACTTTGTAAAGATCATCCCTACTTCAACGATAGGGTTGATAGACAAACAGAATGAAGGGTATGCGTATATACCTGTTGGGGATTAA
- the gatC gene encoding Asp-tRNA(Asn)/Glu-tRNA(Gln) amidotransferase subunit GatC, with protein sequence MQIDNTVLEKLEKLSHLKIDDSKKEEVIEQLSGILNYVDNLNELDTETLDASFSTLEGGTPLRDDSPRKANDIAKDILSHAPQAKDDFFIVPAIIE encoded by the coding sequence ATGCAAATAGATAACACAGTTTTAGAGAAACTTGAAAAACTTTCACACCTAAAGATCGATGATTCTAAAAAAGAAGAAGTAATAGAACAACTCTCAGGTATTCTCAATTACGTAGATAATCTCAATGAACTTGATACGGAAACATTAGATGCTTCTTTTTCAACGCTTGAAGGGGGTACACCTTTAAGAGATGATAGTCCCAGAAAAGCCAATGATATTGCAAAAGATATCTTATCACATGCACCTCAAGCAAAAGATGACTTTTTCATCGTACCAGCGATCATTGAATAA
- a CDS encoding HAMP domain-containing sensor histidine kinase — protein MIFNTQEFARKYALFYTGILAVLLIAPLVVYVQLLLQIDEAKVKLSLESQAKKIITSMQQYQNEDQVYHFPRYKEYKAALYTDQYEVVFSNLEFEPLSFTEGFHQKRNRYYYVYPLPDAYYFGANYLLVSTVHTANNIYFFAAMIMIAIVIALFIFSFLLLRNFSRPFEKLNEQLDNFIKDSMHEINTPLSIINLNSDLFASKYGENKYLLRMKSAAKTLATIYNDMDYLVKEGRVAHKKSVLDFSEFIQNRVDYFQEIANLKQIQLDTNILPGLTHTFSKTKLQRIVDNTISNAIKYSNDDSHVEINVYTIDAHIVFEVIDYGVGIKDTSKIFSRYYRENEAKGGFGIGLNIVKKIIDEEDILLEIKSALGEGARFRYTF, from the coding sequence TTGATTTTTAATACCCAAGAGTTTGCCCGTAAATATGCATTGTTCTATACGGGGATATTGGCTGTTTTACTGATAGCGCCATTGGTGGTCTATGTCCAATTGCTTTTACAGATAGATGAAGCCAAAGTGAAACTCTCTCTTGAGTCACAAGCAAAAAAGATCATCACTTCTATGCAGCAGTATCAAAATGAAGATCAAGTCTACCATTTCCCACGCTATAAAGAGTATAAAGCAGCACTCTATACAGATCAGTATGAAGTTGTATTTTCAAATTTAGAGTTTGAACCTTTGTCCTTTACGGAAGGTTTTCATCAAAAAAGAAATCGTTATTATTATGTCTATCCCCTTCCTGATGCCTATTATTTTGGTGCAAACTATTTACTGGTCTCTACGGTGCATACGGCCAATAATATTTACTTTTTTGCCGCGATGATCATGATCGCTATTGTGATCGCTTTATTCATATTTTCATTTTTATTGCTTAGAAATTTTTCAAGACCTTTTGAAAAACTCAATGAACAGCTTGATAACTTTATTAAAGATTCTATGCATGAGATCAATACTCCTTTGAGTATCATTAACTTGAATTCTGATCTTTTTGCTAGTAAATATGGTGAAAATAAATACTTGTTGCGTATGAAGTCTGCTGCAAAAACGCTTGCCACTATTTACAATGATATGGATTATCTTGTGAAAGAGGGTAGGGTAGCGCATAAAAAGAGCGTCTTGGACTTTAGTGAATTTATTCAAAATAGAGTAGATTATTTTCAAGAAATTGCAAACCTTAAGCAGATACAACTTGATACAAATATTCTTCCCGGACTCACACATACATTTTCAAAAACGAAACTGCAGCGTATTGTTGACAATACAATTTCAAATGCGATCAAATACAGCAATGACGACAGCCATGTTGAGATCAATGTATATACGATCGATGCACATATCGTTTTTGAAGTCATAGATTATGGTGTGGGTATAAAGGACACCAGTAAAATATTTTCACGATATTATAGAGAGAATGAAGCCAAGGGTGGCTTTGGTATAGGATTGAATATCGTAAAGAAAATTATAGATGAAGAAGATATTCTTCTGGAAATCAAATCTGCATTGGGGGAAGGTGCAAGATTCCGCTATACCTTTTAG
- a CDS encoding ferredoxin-thioredoxin reductase catalytic domain-containing protein, whose protein sequence is MQKLDMNSEEFKAEMEKTKNFTDKVCESKGWVYNSNEEVNEAIIMGLSRHKLLYGKRFCPCFMVEPDESKPGKFKSVDDRICPCKPAIEKELPEDGVCHCQIFCTPEYRAAQE, encoded by the coding sequence ATGCAGAAATTGGATATGAATTCAGAAGAATTTAAAGCAGAAATGGAAAAGACAAAAAACTTTACAGATAAAGTATGTGAAAGTAAAGGTTGGGTTTACAACAGCAATGAAGAGGTGAATGAAGCTATCATCATGGGCCTTTCACGTCACAAATTACTTTATGGAAAAAGATTTTGTCCATGTTTCATGGTTGAGCCTGATGAGTCAAAGCCAGGAAAATTCAAAAGCGTTGATGACAGAATCTGCCCATGTAAACCTGCGATAGAAAAAGAGCTCCCTGAAGATGGAGTGTGCCATTGTCAAATCTTTTGTACACCTGAGTATCGCGCAGCACAAGAATAG
- a CDS encoding response regulator transcription factor, translating to MKILILEDERILALSMREFLEESGYEVESFTDSDAAYDAIYDNVYDLLLLDVKVPGEKNGFEMLEELREDGNITPAIFITSLTDIDDLSRGYECGACDYIRKPFDLAELKLRVEQVMKVQCFASPEESIELPSGYNYDLKKMKLTFNGETVYLAKTETKILELLIKKRGSVVSCEMFWEEVWGEWVDSANIRVQVGNLRKKLEKDFIKNVRGVGYSIDF from the coding sequence ATGAAAATACTAATTTTAGAAGATGAAAGAATACTTGCGTTAAGTATGAGAGAATTTTTAGAAGAGAGTGGTTATGAGGTTGAATCTTTTACAGATTCTGATGCAGCATATGATGCTATTTATGATAATGTCTATGATCTATTGCTTCTGGATGTGAAAGTACCTGGTGAAAAAAATGGTTTTGAGATGTTGGAGGAGTTACGTGAAGATGGCAATATAACACCGGCTATCTTCATTACCTCGCTAACGGATATAGATGATCTAAGCCGCGGGTATGAGTGTGGTGCCTGTGATTATATACGGAAACCTTTTGACCTTGCAGAACTGAAATTACGTGTGGAGCAGGTGATGAAAGTACAATGTTTTGCTTCACCTGAAGAAAGTATAGAGTTGCCATCAGGATATAATTATGATCTCAAAAAAATGAAGCTTACTTTTAATGGTGAAACTGTATATCTTGCTAAGACAGAGACAAAGATATTAGAGCTTCTTATCAAGAAAAGAGGTTCTGTGGTGAGTTGTGAAATGTTTTGGGAAGAGGTATGGGGAGAGTGGGTAGATTCTGCCAATATTCGTGTCCAAGTAGGTAATTTGCGTAAAAAACTTGAAAAAGATTTCATAAAAAATGTACGTGGCGTAGGGTACAGCATTGATTTTTAA
- a CDS encoding rhodanese-like domain-containing protein: MTIILDYFQSGDHSMQGMQELLEKDDINSEELEILLEARDEGKVDFLLVDVREDMEYDMGHIKGVDMLKPTTAFQQWAQELFNETQDKKVIFTCRTGSRSGQVQHVFKQNGHTGALNHFGGIVTYHGEIEK, translated from the coding sequence TTGACTATAATACTAGATTATTTTCAGTCAGGAGATCATAGTATGCAAGGTATGCAAGAGTTACTTGAAAAAGATGATATTAATTCAGAAGAATTAGAAATTTTATTGGAAGCACGTGATGAAGGGAAAGTAGATTTCCTTTTGGTTGATGTAAGAGAAGATATGGAATATGACATGGGTCATATTAAAGGTGTGGATATGCTGAAACCGACCACTGCTTTTCAACAATGGGCACAAGAGCTTTTTAATGAGACCCAAGATAAAAAAGTCATCTTCACCTGCCGTACAGGCAGTAGAAGCGGGCAGGTACAACATGTATTTAAGCAAAATGGTCATACAGGCGCATTAAACCATTTTGGCGGTATTGTGACCTATCATGGTGAAATAGAAAAATAA
- a CDS encoding arsenate reductase family protein, whose product MLKIYGIKNCDSVRKAIKYLKSHEISYEFIDFRETPVDEKTIASWLRHTDIKTLFNTRGTTYRTLKLKDLALSDEDKQRWLAKENMLIKRPVIELDNKVIVGYNESQYLETIH is encoded by the coding sequence ATGTTAAAGATCTATGGTATCAAAAATTGTGACAGTGTCAGAAAAGCGATAAAATATCTTAAATCCCATGAGATATCCTATGAGTTTATAGATTTCCGTGAAACACCGGTAGATGAAAAAACGATTGCTTCATGGCTAAGACACACCGATATAAAAACCCTTTTCAATACCAGAGGCACAACCTACCGAACTTTAAAACTCAAAGACCTTGCTCTTTCTGACGAAGACAAACAACGTTGGCTGGCAAAAGAAAACATGCTCATTAAAAGGCCTGTTATTGAGCTTGATAACAAGGTGATAGTTGGGTATAATGAGTCTCAATATCTAGAAACTATACATTAA
- a CDS encoding thioredoxin family protein, with amino-acid sequence MNKIVLGLLLLSSMLFSVEWSKDLDTAFDLAKKEHKKIMVLVESKTCRWCKKLKHRTLSDEAVEKRLSKFVTVKVMREDAFAMSELPEVKGVPTIFFMNEDKVILDEILGYVDVEDFIFYINEIEKK; translated from the coding sequence ATGAACAAAATAGTTTTAGGACTTTTACTCCTCTCAAGTATGCTCTTTTCAGTAGAGTGGAGCAAGGATTTGGATACAGCATTTGACTTAGCAAAAAAAGAACACAAAAAGATCATGGTCTTGGTTGAAAGTAAAACCTGCAGATGGTGTAAAAAACTGAAACACCGTACGTTGTCAGATGAAGCTGTAGAGAAGAGACTTTCAAAATTTGTGACCGTTAAAGTCATGAGAGAAGATGCTTTTGCAATGTCTGAATTACCAGAAGTAAAAGGTGTCCCTACGATATTTTTTATGAATGAAGATAAAGTCATTTTAGACGAAATACTAGGTTATGTGGATGTGGAGGATTTTATCTTTTATATCAATGAGATAGAAAAAAAGTAG